Proteins from a single region of Dyadobacter fanqingshengii:
- the nuoK gene encoding NADH-quinone oxidoreductase subunit NuoK: MIPNPNIPEVNIPAVIQNIPLQHYLILSTLLFVIGIIGVLTRRNAIIIFMSVELMLNAANLLLIAFSSYRSDPSGQVFVFFIMAVAAAEVAVGLAIIVMIYRNTRNTDIGFLNKLKW, from the coding sequence ATGATCCCAAATCCCAATATTCCAGAGGTCAATATACCAGCGGTTATTCAGAATATTCCCCTACAACATTATCTAATTCTCAGCACTTTACTTTTTGTGATCGGCATTATTGGTGTGTTGACGCGCCGCAATGCAATCATCATTTTCATGTCTGTGGAACTGATGCTTAATGCCGCCAACTTGCTCCTTATTGCTTTTTCTTCATACAGATCTGACCCTTCCGGGCAGGTTTTTGTGTTTTTTATCATGGCAGTTGCGGCCGCGGAAGTGGCTGTGGGGCTAGCAATTATTGTAATGATCTATCGGAACACAAGAAATACGGATATTGGATTTCTCAACAAATTGAAGTGGTAA
- the nuoL gene encoding NADH-quinone oxidoreductase subunit L codes for MSASLLILIPLLPLIGFLINGIGFKTIPKGAVGIIGTLAVVASFVLSVMTFQAFLAAGSQPVIVPLFDWITVGNLNIPFSFQVDQLSLLMLMIITGVGSLIHIYSIGYMHHDEGFGKFFAYLNLFLFFMLLLVLGSNYVIMFIGWEGVGLCSYLLIGFWNKNTNYNNAARKAFIMNRVGDLGFLLGIFTIITTFGSVEYLEVFSQATDFEIGDPVIITITLLLFVGAMGKSAQIPLYTWLPDAMAGPTPVSALIHAATMVTAGIYMVIRSNVLYSLAPSTLEIVGIIGAATALFAASIGLLQNDIKKVLAYSTVSQLGYMFMGLGAMAYSASMFHVITHAFFKALLFLGAGSVIHAMSNEQDIRSMGGLRKKLPITFLTFLIATIAISGIPPFAGFFSKDEILAHVFEHNKLLWVIGVLGSLMTSFYMFRLLFLTFFGTFRGTHEQEHHLHESPASMTIPLVILAVLSALGGFIGVPEALHGTHHLAEFMSPLYDASRQVNPSAFLPTELSHSEEYLLMGVSVAVALVSAIVAYVMYVQKASVPAPDSQPKSALQGLVYNKYYVDELYDNVFVKSIKTLSNVLYSFGEFFIDLIVNAFVRLTQFLAGLLRKTQTGSTGDYVFAMVLGMVIILFWKLLL; via the coding sequence ATGTCTGCATCATTACTCATTCTGATTCCACTTTTACCCCTGATTGGTTTCCTGATCAACGGAATCGGATTTAAGACCATACCCAAAGGCGCTGTCGGCATTATCGGAACATTGGCTGTTGTAGCGAGTTTCGTGCTGTCGGTTATGACATTTCAAGCATTTCTAGCAGCAGGGAGTCAGCCTGTTATCGTGCCGCTTTTCGACTGGATCACAGTTGGCAATCTAAATATTCCGTTCTCTTTCCAGGTTGATCAGCTTTCGCTTTTAATGCTGATGATTATTACCGGAGTTGGTTCGCTGATCCACATTTATTCCATCGGCTACATGCATCATGATGAGGGTTTTGGTAAGTTTTTCGCTTATCTGAACCTGTTTTTGTTTTTCATGTTGCTGCTCGTGCTGGGTTCTAATTATGTGATCATGTTCATTGGCTGGGAAGGCGTTGGTTTGTGCTCTTACCTGCTAATCGGGTTTTGGAATAAAAATACAAACTACAATAATGCTGCTCGTAAAGCATTCATCATGAACCGGGTAGGAGATTTGGGGTTCCTATTAGGGATTTTCACGATCATTACCACATTCGGTTCGGTTGAATATCTTGAGGTTTTCAGCCAAGCAACGGATTTTGAAATTGGTGATCCGGTGATCATTACAATTACATTGCTTCTTTTTGTTGGCGCAATGGGAAAATCGGCTCAGATTCCGCTTTACACGTGGTTGCCTGATGCGATGGCAGGTCCTACGCCTGTTTCTGCGCTTATTCACGCGGCGACGATGGTTACGGCGGGCATTTATATGGTGATCCGTTCAAATGTCCTCTATTCGCTGGCTCCTTCAACATTAGAAATTGTTGGCATTATTGGTGCCGCGACGGCGTTGTTCGCAGCTTCGATTGGTCTGCTACAAAATGATATTAAGAAAGTCCTGGCCTATTCAACTGTAAGTCAGCTGGGTTATATGTTTATGGGCTTGGGCGCGATGGCTTATTCGGCTTCGATGTTCCATGTTATTACGCACGCATTTTTTAAAGCATTATTGTTCCTCGGCGCTGGTAGCGTAATTCATGCCATGTCCAATGAGCAAGATATCCGTTCAATGGGTGGCTTACGTAAAAAGCTGCCGATCACATTCCTTACATTCCTGATCGCAACAATCGCAATCTCTGGAATTCCGCCATTTGCAGGGTTTTTCTCGAAAGATGAAATTCTTGCGCACGTTTTCGAACACAACAAATTGCTTTGGGTGATCGGGGTTTTAGGCTCGCTGATGACTTCATTTTACATGTTCCGATTGCTGTTCCTTACTTTCTTTGGAACATTCCGCGGCACGCATGAGCAGGAGCATCATTTGCACGAGTCGCCTGCTTCGATGACCATTCCACTGGTGATTTTGGCGGTTCTGTCAGCATTAGGCGGATTTATCGGCGTTCCGGAAGCATTGCATGGCACGCATCATCTGGCCGAATTCATGAGTCCGTTGTATGATGCCTCGCGTCAGGTTAATCCTTCGGCTTTCTTGCCAACGGAGCTTTCACATTCAGAAGAATATTTACTAATGGGCGTTTCTGTGGCTGTGGCGCTGGTTTCGGCGATAGTTGCTTATGTTATGTATGTGCAAAAAGCATCCGTTCCGGCACCTGATTCTCAGCCAAAATCAGCATTGCAAGGTTTGGTTTACAACAAATATTATGTCGACGAACTTTACGACAATGTGTTTGTGAAATCGATCAAGACCTTATCGAATGTCCTTTACAGTTTCGGAGAATTTTTCATTGATCTGATTGTAAATGCATTTGTCAGACTGACGCAGTTTTTAGCAGGACTTTTGAGAAAAACACAAACAGGATCCACGGGAGACTATGTTTTTGCAATGGTTTTAGGGATGGTTATCATCTTATTCTGGAAGCTTTTACTTTGA
- a CDS encoding complex I subunit 4 family protein yields MLTLLLILLPIAAGVLTLLSGERLAKQVALVSGLAVFGVAVATWLQFDPAAGTQFSFKYAWLASGGISFAAGIDGISLVLVLLTTFLTPLIILSAFNHDYRKPASFYSLILFMEAALIGVFTATDAFLFYLFFEAALIPVYFLAAIWGGENRLKVTFKFFIYTIFGSLLMLVGLVYLYYQTPGTHTSEITAFYALQLSKQVQGFIFWAFFIAFAIKMPLFPFHTWQPDTYTESPTPATMLLSGIMLKMGVYGLIRFLLPIVPGGMETWGTMAMVLSVIGIIYGSIIAIQQSDMKRLIAYSSFAHVGLMAAGVFSYSINGLQGALIQMLAHGINVIGLFYIIDIIYSRTKTRYLDQLGGITQSTPHLSVYFMILLLGSVALPLTNGFVGEFLLLSSIFQYDGWLGAIAGLTIILGSVYMLRLFQKSMFGPRSKWVEGFQDLTVSERAVLLPLVIMVFWIGIYPNTFLKLTEPAVSQLLQMVNN; encoded by the coding sequence ATGCTTACTCTTCTTTTAATACTTTTACCCATTGCCGCAGGTGTTCTTACGCTGCTATCAGGCGAACGCCTGGCGAAGCAGGTTGCTTTGGTGAGCGGCCTGGCGGTGTTTGGCGTTGCCGTTGCGACCTGGCTGCAATTTGATCCGGCTGCGGGTACGCAATTCAGTTTTAAATATGCCTGGCTGGCATCAGGAGGGATTTCTTTCGCTGCCGGGATCGACGGGATCAGCTTGGTTCTCGTGCTGCTTACTACATTTCTGACACCACTTATAATCCTTTCTGCATTCAACCACGATTACAGAAAACCTGCTTCGTTTTATTCCCTGATCTTGTTCATGGAAGCCGCATTAATTGGCGTTTTTACGGCTACGGATGCGTTTTTATTCTATCTGTTCTTTGAAGCTGCACTGATTCCGGTTTATTTCCTTGCGGCAATCTGGGGTGGAGAAAATCGTTTGAAAGTAACATTCAAGTTCTTCATTTACACCATTTTCGGAAGCTTGTTAATGTTGGTTGGGCTGGTTTATTTGTATTACCAAACACCCGGCACGCATACTTCTGAAATCACTGCATTTTACGCATTACAACTTAGCAAGCAAGTTCAAGGCTTTATCTTTTGGGCATTCTTCATTGCCTTTGCGATCAAAATGCCATTATTTCCATTCCATACTTGGCAGCCAGACACTTACACAGAATCCCCTACGCCAGCCACCATGCTGCTTTCAGGGATCATGTTGAAAATGGGGGTTTATGGTCTGATCCGTTTCCTGCTTCCAATCGTTCCCGGCGGCATGGAAACATGGGGCACGATGGCGATGGTGCTTTCTGTGATCGGCATTATTTACGGTTCAATCATTGCCATTCAGCAAAGCGATATGAAGCGTCTGATCGCTTACTCGTCATTTGCGCACGTGGGTTTGATGGCCGCTGGTGTGTTTTCCTATTCAATTAATGGTTTACAAGGCGCATTAATTCAAATGCTTGCGCACGGAATCAATGTAATCGGGTTGTTCTATATCATTGACATTATTTATTCCCGTACCAAAACGCGTTATCTGGATCAGCTGGGTGGCATTACGCAGAGCACGCCGCATTTGAGCGTTTACTTTATGATCTTGCTGCTGGGAAGTGTTGCCCTTCCGTTAACGAATGGTTTTGTGGGTGAATTCCTGCTTTTATCTAGCATTTTTCAATATGACGGGTGGCTGGGTGCCATTGCCGGTCTTACCATCATTTTAGGGTCGGTTTATATGCTGCGCCTGTTTCAAAAATCCATGTTCGGGCCCCGGTCCAAATGGGTTGAAGGTTTTCAGGATCTCACAGTGAGCGAGCGCGCTGTGCTTTTGCCATTGGTCATTATGGTTTTCTGGATTGGCATTTACCCCAACACATTTCTGAAATTAACAGAGCCAGCTGTAAGTCAACTTTTACAAATGGTTAATAACTAG
- a CDS encoding NADH-quinone oxidoreductase subunit N encodes MYPIILLSVLGVVTLFLGFSKSKNILLPAVLFFLVLAIASNFVEWNKGPLLYFYDMLRVDNLTLAFNGIVLLSAFMIVAISGGFQDNPDSEPAEYYGLMLFSLVGALMMIGFEHMIMLFIGIEILSVAMYILTGSNKRNLRSNEAALKYFLMGAFATGFILFGITLIYGATGSFKLSHIHGFASNIQAGTQPYLMYAGLLLLLIGMLFKVSAAPFHFWTPDVYEGAPTIFTTFMSTIVKTAGFAALFRLLNTSFSEIYGFWWIVIAAIAVLTLLVGNIGATSQNSFKRMLAYSGISHAGYMLIALTALTKPSQSAIVFYSLAYSLSTICAFGVLMLVSKEKTFEGQPNERYEAFNGLAKQNPMLAFVLAVSMLSLAGIPLTAGFWGKFFIFTSAAERGIIWITVIAVLMSAVGIYYYFRVIISSYLKEGDLIKIRVAPFYQVILLLATFLTILFGLAPGVFEGLI; translated from the coding sequence ATGTATCCCATAATATTGTTGTCTGTTCTTGGCGTCGTAACCCTGTTTCTGGGTTTTTCGAAATCAAAGAATATTTTGCTTCCTGCCGTGTTATTCTTCCTCGTTCTTGCCATAGCCAGCAATTTCGTGGAATGGAACAAAGGCCCATTGCTCTATTTCTATGACATGCTTCGCGTTGATAATCTGACACTTGCGTTTAATGGCATTGTGTTGCTTTCGGCATTTATGATCGTGGCGATTTCAGGGGGTTTTCAGGACAACCCGGATTCTGAGCCGGCGGAATATTATGGATTGATGCTCTTTTCACTTGTAGGAGCATTAATGATGATTGGTTTCGAGCACATGATCATGCTTTTTATCGGCATCGAAATTTTGTCCGTTGCCATGTACATATTGACCGGAAGCAACAAGCGCAATCTTCGTTCCAATGAAGCGGCGCTGAAATATTTCCTGATGGGCGCTTTCGCAACAGGCTTTATCCTTTTCGGCATCACGTTGATTTACGGCGCGACCGGTTCGTTCAAATTAAGCCATATTCACGGCTTCGCTTCCAATATTCAGGCAGGAACGCAGCCCTACCTGATGTATGCGGGATTATTGCTGTTGCTGATCGGCATGCTGTTCAAAGTTTCCGCCGCACCATTCCATTTCTGGACGCCCGATGTTTATGAAGGCGCGCCCACGATCTTTACAACATTTATGTCAACCATCGTTAAAACGGCAGGCTTTGCTGCACTTTTCCGCTTGTTGAACACCTCATTCAGTGAAATTTACGGCTTCTGGTGGATCGTTATCGCCGCCATTGCAGTCCTTACATTACTTGTCGGGAACATAGGTGCTACGAGCCAGAACAGCTTTAAAAGAATGCTGGCCTATTCCGGTATATCACATGCAGGTTATATGCTAATCGCTTTAACCGCATTGACCAAACCTTCACAAAGCGCTATCGTATTCTATTCACTTGCTTACTCGCTGTCTACAATCTGTGCGTTCGGTGTGTTAATGTTGGTTTCAAAAGAAAAAACTTTTGAGGGGCAGCCTAACGAGCGTTACGAAGCCTTTAATGGTTTGGCGAAGCAAAATCCTATGCTTGCCTTCGTGCTAGCGGTTTCCATGTTGTCATTGGCAGGAATTCCCTTAACGGCAGGTTTCTGGGGCAAATTCTTCATCTTCACCAGTGCCGCAGAAAGAGGGATTATCTGGATCACGGTGATTGCTGTTTTGATGTCCGCTGTCGGTATTTATTACTATTTCCGGGTTATCATTTCGTCGTATTTGAAAGAAGGTGATTTGATCAAAATCCGTGTAGCGCCATTTTATCAGGTGATTTTATTGCTTGCAACCTTTTTGACGATTCTCTTCGGACTGGCTCCGGGCGTGTTTGAGGGTCTGATATAA
- a CDS encoding alpha/beta hydrolase, with protein MMRPEAFFTMFGIRILLLVCCIFPAAAQTVMPLYPDKIPNAINGPDEETNKDQVIRKVSKPTLTVFLPPAANANGAAVIVCPGGGYGVLVMEWEGYRIAEELNKSGIAAIILKYRLPHEKIMTDKSIGPLQDAQQAIKTVRERAKEWKIDPAKIGIIGFSAGGHLAATAGTHYDSTFISNPEKTSLRPDFMILVYPVISLLDKIGHKGSSSNLLGASPTAEKVIYFSNELQVKKTTPPTYLTHAGDDTVVPVSNSIKFYEALHANGVAADMHIYSKGEHGYPKTPDLNEWFGRCLLWMKTNRFLP; from the coding sequence ATGATGCGTCCGGAAGCATTTTTCACAATGTTTGGAATCAGGATTTTGTTGTTGGTCTGCTGCATTTTCCCAGCCGCTGCTCAAACAGTCATGCCGCTTTATCCCGACAAAATTCCAAATGCGATCAACGGGCCGGATGAAGAAACCAACAAAGACCAGGTAATTCGAAAAGTCTCTAAACCAACATTAACAGTCTTTTTGCCACCCGCAGCAAATGCAAATGGCGCTGCGGTCATTGTATGTCCCGGGGGCGGTTATGGAGTTCTGGTGATGGAATGGGAAGGATACAGGATTGCTGAGGAATTAAACAAATCCGGCATTGCAGCTATTATCCTGAAATACAGGCTGCCGCATGAAAAAATCATGACAGATAAATCCATAGGGCCATTGCAGGATGCGCAGCAAGCCATTAAAACGGTGCGGGAACGGGCGAAAGAATGGAAAATAGATCCGGCCAAAATCGGTATTATCGGCTTCTCGGCAGGCGGACACCTCGCAGCGACGGCCGGGACACATTATGACAGCACATTTATTTCCAATCCTGAAAAAACCAGCCTGCGCCCCGATTTTATGATTCTGGTTTATCCGGTGATTAGTCTACTGGACAAAATTGGCCATAAAGGTTCCAGCAGCAACTTACTGGGCGCATCGCCAACGGCTGAGAAAGTGATATATTTTTCGAACGAATTGCAGGTTAAAAAAACAACTCCGCCGACGTATTTGACGCACGCGGGCGATGACACGGTTGTGCCTGTTTCCAACAGCATCAAGTTTTATGAGGCGCTCCATGCCAATGGCGTGGCGGCGGATATGCACATTTATTCAAAAGGAGAGCACGGCTATCCCAAGACGCCAGACCTTAACGAGTGGTTTGGCCGGTGCTTGCTCTGGATGAAAACCAACCGGTTTTTGCCCTAA
- a CDS encoding alpha/beta fold hydrolase: MKYPVHAEGRFQFIDEGKGETLLLLHGLFGALSNWDGIIDHFSSRFRVIIPLLPIYELPPREAGLEALLAFLEDFVSFKNLTNVTVIGNSLGGHIGLLYTLKNQENVHKLVLTGSSGLFENSMGGSFPKRGSYDYIRERVAYTFYDPKVATKDLIDEVFETTSSIPKCMSIVGIAKSAQRHNLAKDLHEINVPTLLVWGLNDTITPPHVGYEFNRLIAGSELHFIDKCCHAPMMEQPDEFNVILESFLEKHVSVPVV; encoded by the coding sequence ATGAAATATCCAGTACATGCAGAGGGCAGGTTTCAGTTTATCGACGAGGGAAAAGGCGAAACATTACTGCTTTTGCATGGCCTTTTCGGTGCGCTGAGCAACTGGGATGGCATCATTGATCATTTCTCCAGTCGCTTTCGGGTCATTATTCCTTTACTTCCTATTTATGAATTGCCTCCGCGTGAGGCCGGACTGGAAGCGCTTTTGGCATTTTTGGAAGATTTTGTCTCTTTTAAAAACCTGACGAATGTAACCGTAATCGGCAACTCTCTGGGCGGACACATTGGATTATTATATACTTTAAAGAACCAGGAAAACGTTCATAAGCTGGTTTTGACAGGAAGCTCCGGCCTATTTGAAAATTCAATGGGTGGCTCTTTCCCGAAACGCGGTAGTTACGATTACATCAGGGAGCGCGTTGCTTACACATTCTACGATCCGAAAGTTGCCACCAAAGATCTGATCGATGAAGTTTTTGAAACAACGTCCAGCATTCCGAAATGTATGAGCATTGTAGGCATTGCGAAATCGGCACAGCGCCATAATCTTGCCAAAGACCTGCATGAAATCAATGTGCCGACGTTATTGGTTTGGGGTTTGAATGATACGATTACGCCGCCGCATGTTGGTTATGAATTCAACAGGCTGATCGCTGGTTCGGAGTTGCATTTCATCGATAAGTGCTGTCACGCGCCCATGATGGAACAACCTGACGAATTTAATGTTATACTGGAAAGCTTTTTGGAAAAACACGTTTCTGTGCCCGTTGTCTGA
- a CDS encoding CBS domain-containing protein, with amino-acid sequence MLAATLINPMIPVLKLTDSVSTALDWMDEFSVKQLIVADSGIYQGIVSEDILFDITDNTDPLAKIIIQHKDIFAAEDQHPYELLRLVNQFGLQIIPVLHEDRSFAGSILVNDLIEHFVNELGVQEKGAVIVLKIAERSYSLSEISRLIESNGTKVLSSYYSSGESYNPLNEARLTLKLNRTHITPIIATLERFGYEIEEAHANDPIESVDQERLDMLLRYLAT; translated from the coding sequence ATGCTTGCTGCTACCCTGATTAATCCAATGATTCCTGTTCTGAAACTGACCGATTCGGTGAGTACAGCATTGGACTGGATGGATGAATTCAGTGTAAAACAGCTCATAGTTGCAGATTCGGGCATTTATCAGGGCATCGTATCCGAAGATATCCTTTTTGATATAACTGATAATACGGATCCGCTTGCGAAGATCATTATCCAGCACAAAGACATTTTCGCTGCCGAAGACCAGCATCCTTACGAGCTTTTGCGGCTTGTCAATCAGTTCGGCTTGCAGATCATCCCCGTTTTGCATGAGGACCGGAGTTTTGCAGGAAGCATTTTGGTCAATGACCTGATCGAACATTTTGTAAATGAACTGGGTGTTCAGGAAAAAGGAGCGGTTATTGTGCTTAAAATAGCCGAACGAAGCTATTCACTTTCCGAGATCAGCCGCTTGATCGAATCTAACGGAACGAAGGTTCTGAGCAGCTATTATTCATCCGGAGAAAGTTATAATCCGCTGAATGAAGCCCGGCTTACCTTAAAACTCAACCGGACGCACATTACGCCCATCATTGCTACACTCGAGCGTTTCGGTTACGAGATTGAGGAAGCACACGCCAACGATCCCATCGAAAGTGTTGATCAGGAGCGTTTGGATATGCTTTTGAGATATCTTGCCACCTGA
- a CDS encoding NAD kinase — protein sequence MKIAIHGRNFNESARPFIENMFNELSRRKVEVQLSKPFRTFLDQNGIAHYSELVYEKPEQLFDARLIVSMGGDGTLLETISHVGKRQIPAIGINVGRLGFLATVPPERITDMIQALENSQYRIDERTLVEIESNIDLFDGKNFGLNDFTITKTDTSSMITVHTYLNDEFLNSYWADGLIISTPTGSTGYSLSCGGPVLVPHSQNFIITPISPHNLNVRPLVVEDTAVIRLEVKSRSNNFLVSLDARSRVVDENTLLTVRKANFIARLIKMHDDSFLNTLRSKLSWGLDMRN from the coding sequence ATGAAAATAGCAATTCACGGACGCAACTTTAATGAGTCCGCCCGCCCGTTCATTGAAAATATGTTCAATGAGCTGTCTCGCCGGAAAGTTGAAGTCCAGCTCTCCAAACCCTTTCGGACTTTTCTGGATCAGAACGGGATCGCACACTACTCCGAGCTTGTTTACGAAAAACCTGAACAACTATTTGATGCACGCCTGATCGTGAGCATGGGTGGGGACGGAACATTGCTCGAAACCATTTCCCACGTAGGAAAAAGACAGATCCCGGCCATAGGGATCAATGTAGGGCGGCTTGGCTTCCTGGCCACTGTTCCGCCAGAACGGATCACCGACATGATTCAGGCGCTTGAAAACAGCCAATACAGGATCGACGAAAGGACGCTTGTTGAAATAGAATCTAACATTGATTTATTCGATGGCAAAAATTTCGGTTTAAATGATTTTACAATCACGAAAACCGACACTTCGTCCATGATTACGGTTCACACTTATCTTAATGATGAGTTCCTGAACTCCTATTGGGCCGACGGTCTGATTATTTCCACACCAACCGGCTCAACCGGCTATTCGCTCAGCTGTGGTGGCCCGGTGCTGGTTCCCCATTCTCAAAACTTCATTATTACGCCTATAAGCCCGCATAATTTGAATGTGAGACCGTTGGTTGTAGAAGATACGGCGGTCATCCGGCTTGAAGTAAAGAGCCGTAGCAACAATTTCCTGGTGTCACTGGATGCAAGGTCAAGAGTTGTTGATGAGAACACTTTGCTGACCGTTAGAAAAGCCAACTTCATCGCACGATTAATAAAAATGCATGATGACAGCTTCTTGAATACATTGCGGAGCAAATTATCCTGGGGACTGGATATGCGGAATTAA
- a CDS encoding dipeptide epimerase: MQLLFHPFDLQLRHTFTIAHDSRDIQPTLIVELRDSELSGLGEATSNPYYGITIENMIESLGTAKAIIESGAYNSAEELWNLVRPALKSNSFAQCALDEAAHDFFAKKKNQRLYDSWGLHIDNLPLTNFTIGIDTIEKMVSKMKELPWPIYKIKLGTNEDLRIVEELRKNTNALFRVDANCAWTAEQTVAFAPELKKLGVEFIEQPLAADDIDGMKKVFAESVLPVLADESCIVESDVKSCEGLFHGINIKLTKCGGPTAAKRMITEAKSLGMKTMIGCMTESSVGISSIAHFLPLLDYVDMDGSLLISNDPASGVTFDYGRIIFPDRNGSGAMLKA, encoded by the coding sequence ATGCAACTTCTCTTTCACCCATTTGACCTGCAACTCAGGCACACATTCACCATTGCACACGACTCACGCGACATTCAGCCTACATTGATTGTGGAGCTGCGTGATAGCGAATTGAGCGGGCTAGGCGAAGCAACAAGCAACCCCTATTATGGCATTACGATTGAAAATATGATCGAATCGCTGGGAACAGCAAAAGCGATCATTGAAAGCGGAGCCTATAACAGCGCTGAGGAACTCTGGAATCTTGTACGTCCTGCACTCAAATCGAATTCATTTGCGCAATGCGCATTGGATGAAGCCGCTCACGATTTCTTTGCCAAGAAGAAAAATCAACGACTATATGATAGTTGGGGATTACATATTGATAACCTTCCACTCACGAACTTCACAATTGGCATCGATACGATTGAGAAAATGGTGTCTAAAATGAAAGAGCTTCCCTGGCCGATTTATAAGATCAAATTAGGAACCAACGAAGACCTTCGTATAGTTGAAGAATTGCGCAAAAATACAAATGCCTTGTTTCGGGTTGATGCAAATTGTGCATGGACCGCCGAACAGACCGTTGCATTTGCACCCGAATTGAAAAAACTGGGTGTCGAATTTATCGAGCAACCACTGGCTGCTGATGACATCGACGGAATGAAAAAAGTATTTGCGGAAAGCGTGCTTCCCGTCCTTGCCGATGAAAGCTGCATTGTCGAGAGCGATGTGAAATCCTGCGAGGGTCTCTTCCACGGCATCAATATAAAGCTCACCAAATGTGGCGGCCCTACCGCGGCAAAACGCATGATTACCGAGGCTAAAAGCCTGGGAATGAAAACAATGATAGGTTGCATGACGGAGTCGAGCGTCGGCATTTCATCCATTGCGCATTTCCTGCCTTTACTCGATTATGTTGATATGGATGGGTCTTTATTAATCAGCAATGATCCTGCTTCCGGCGTTACCTTTGATTACGGACGCATTATTTTCCCAGACCGCAATGGCTCGGGCGCAATGCTAAAAGCTTAA
- a CDS encoding aminotransferase class I/II-fold pyridoxal phosphate-dependent enzyme, whose protein sequence is MKTFQTDKLPGRTVHTVDGDEYLWFSGTDYLGMGHDEIFRSFLDEGIDHYGLHFGSSRNNTLRLGIYEETETMLAKWIGSKSALLVSSGVWAGQCVMKFIDYVVFTSAASRSIQNHYAPKVHPALWGNERKLCYDPWSHWAQAVVQEISESPKDTAHIICTDAIGSPIVEAFDFSIFSKLPSRKNIWIVVDESHTLGVYGKSANGLYKSIAALGKFNVIMVSSLNKALGIPAGVIACNSQTADMIRKSAWFSGASPSAPAYAYALKKLLEVNHYKAKSALLASNIAYFAKCLKSSDLFQSVPGHPVFCSEGSALFETLLSNGIMASCFSYPSVDDAPVTRIAVSTLHQKEDLDRLAEVCNQFIC, encoded by the coding sequence GTGAAAACTTTTCAAACCGATAAACTTCCAGGACGGACTGTACACACTGTTGATGGTGATGAATATCTCTGGTTCAGTGGAACAGATTACCTGGGCATGGGGCACGACGAAATCTTTCGTAGCTTCCTGGATGAAGGTATTGACCATTATGGATTGCACTTCGGAAGCTCACGTAATAACACGCTCCGCCTCGGGATTTATGAAGAAACGGAAACGATGTTGGCAAAATGGATTGGCTCAAAATCTGCATTGCTCGTTTCATCCGGAGTTTGGGCGGGGCAATGTGTGATGAAATTCATCGATTATGTGGTCTTTACATCGGCCGCTTCGCGATCCATTCAAAATCATTATGCACCCAAAGTGCATCCCGCATTATGGGGAAACGAACGTAAATTATGTTACGATCCCTGGTCGCACTGGGCGCAAGCCGTCGTTCAGGAAATCAGCGAAAGCCCGAAGGATACTGCTCATATTATTTGCACAGACGCCATTGGCTCTCCTATTGTTGAAGCATTCGATTTTTCTATATTTTCCAAGTTGCCTTCCCGGAAAAATATCTGGATTGTTGTGGACGAGTCGCACACATTAGGCGTGTATGGAAAGTCGGCAAACGGACTATATAAATCCATTGCAGCGCTTGGAAAATTCAATGTGATTATGGTGTCCTCGCTGAACAAAGCGCTGGGCATCCCCGCCGGTGTTATTGCCTGCAATAGTCAAACAGCCGATATGATTCGAAAGTCTGCCTGGTTCTCAGGAGCATCTCCCAGCGCCCCGGCCTACGCCTATGCGCTCAAAAAGCTTTTGGAAGTGAACCATTATAAGGCAAAAAGTGCATTGCTCGCCTCAAATATTGCTTATTTCGCCAAATGCTTAAAGTCTTCTGACCTATTTCAAAGCGTCCCTGGCCATCCTGTTTTCTGCTCCGAAGGCTCTGCATTGTTTGAAACATTACTGTCAAATGGCATCATGGCCTCGTGTTTTTCCTATCCAAGCGTCGATGACGCCCCGGTCACCAGAATCGCCGTTAGCACGCTTCACCAAAAAGAAGACCTCGACCGATTGGCCGAGGTCTGTAATCAATTTATTTGCTGA